A stretch of the Perca flavescens isolate YP-PL-M2 chromosome 10, PFLA_1.0, whole genome shotgun sequence genome encodes the following:
- the arl9 gene encoding ADP-ribosylation factor-like protein 9, whose product MIGLKEAGVLGTSVVLAGGVAYLLWSYASSSSGEKKPETRPEKAGTSAREEGEGKARKRRAEAAAEQTVVAAAAAAPVAAAPAQKASKSQSVESAGTQVLVLGLDGAGKTSLLHYLATGCLEQDMEPTQGFNAVSISREDLHIEFLEIGGKEELRPYWQKYLSKALLLVFVVDSSNPQRFPVAKKHLHELLASDPRLPLMILAHKQDLPGSCSITDLHDALSLSKVGDRKLYLIGTYVKKGDAELAYGVQDARDLIIQMVCDGR is encoded by the exons ATGATCGGTTTGAAGGAAGCCGGTGTCCTCGGCACCTCCGTCGTTCTCGCGGGGGGAGTCGCTTATCTTCTATGGAGCTACGCGTCCTCCTCCTCCGGGGAGAAGAAGCCTGAAACTCGGCCGGAGAAAGCCGGTACAAGTGCtcgagaggaaggagagggaaaGGCACGGAAGAGAAGAGCGGAAGCTGCGGCTGAACAAACTGTTGTggccgccgccgccgctgctCCTGTTGCTGCTGCTCCAGCTCAGAAAGCATCGAAG TCCCAGTCTGTGGAGTCAGCAGGGACGCAGGTGCTGGTTCTGGGTCTGGATGGAGCGGGTAAAACCAGCCTGCTGCACTATTTGGCCACCGGGTGCCTGGAGCAGGACATGGAGCCGACGCAGGGCTTCAACGCAGTCTCCATCAGCAGAGAGGACCTGCACATCGAGTTCCTAGAAA TTGGAGGTAAAGAGGAGCTCCGTCCGTACTGGCAGAAGTACTTGTCCAAGGCCCTCCTGCTGGTGTTCGTGGTCGACTCCTCCAACCCACAGCGTTTCCCTGTTGCTAAGAAGCATTTACATGAGCTGCTGGCCTCTGACCCCCGCCTGCCTTTAATGATTCTGGCCCACAAGCAG GACCTTCCAGGATCCTGCAGCATCACCGACCTCCACGACGCTCTGTCTCTGTCCAAGGTCGGAGACCGCAAGTTGTACCTCATCGGCACCTACGTGAAGAAGGGCGACGCAGAGCTCGCCTACGGCGTCCAGGACGCTCGCGACCTGATCATCCAGATGGTTTGTGACGGCAGATAA
- the LOC114563337 gene encoding snRNA-activating protein complex subunit 1-like, producing MPRKPPVYSAYFYDPLTEDVEQLLARFQHTDSVRYELFSAIWREMGFSDVFRGIPSVAELKRFCRVALATAVKYFLPPYSYQIRVGGLYLMFGLYHTQLAIPPVNIRLALRDWDPIQKFLKDSMNFGHQDVVYIYEKLVAAKAIHYTAMPHFLSFQKQMKPKRDAVCTEFLGRSTAVQELFSADILEEMSNIQSHYEQLKEATVEVSCQATMTHRNFSAQLKDSMSEFITWQKKTFSQENKGKKSVVDCDDDDDDDDDDEVEKNAEAQSSSRARLLSSIKQKSYGNFQEASKSRRHRQAETVESSSSGADQVLETGALQRKRPPSLRARTQKSLGVTRDNSRLQTWLLTAPKKQERVPVKRTNQAAPFKP from the coding sequence ATGCCTCGTAAGCCGCCGGTTTACTCTGCTTACTTCTACGATCCTCTGACAGAAGACGTGGAGCAACTGCTGGCTCGTTTCCAGCACACTGACTCCGTCAGGTACGAGTTGTTCTCCGCCATTTGGAGGGAGATGGGCTTCTCGGATGTCTTCAGAGGCATCCCCAGTGTGGCTGAACTGAAGAGATTCTGCAGAGTAGCGCTGGCCACAGCCGTCAAGTACTTCCTGCCTCCATACAGCTACCAGATTCGTGTGGGAGGCTTGTATTTGATGTTTGGTTTGTACCACACACAACTTGCCATTCCACCGGTGAATATTAGGCTCGCTCTGAGGGACTGGGATCCAATCCAGAAGTTTCTCAAGGACTCAATGAATTTTGGGCATCAAGATGTTGTTTACATATACGAAAAGCTTGTTGCAGCCAAAGCCATACACTACACGGCAATGCCACACTTTCTCAGCTTCCAAAAGCAGATGAAACCAAAGAGGGACGCCGTGTGTACAGAGTTTCTCGGGAGGAGCACAGCCGTCCAGGAGCTCTTCTCTGCCGACATCCTGGAGGAGATGTCCAACATCCAGAGCCACTATGAGCAGCTGAAGGAGGCCACGGTGGAGGTCAGCTGCCAGGCCACCATGACCCATCGGAACTTTTCCGCCCAACTGAAAGACAGCATGTCAGAGTTCATCACTTGGCAGAAGAAGACTTTCTCACAGGAGAACAAAGGCAAGAAGTCTGTTGTTgattgtgatgatgatgatgacgatgacgatgatgatgaggTGGAGAAGAACGCTGAGgctcagagcagcagcagggccAGGCTCCTGTCCTCCATCAAGCAGAAGAGCTACGGCAACTTCCAGGAGGCATCCAAGTCCAGGAGGCATCGACAGGCCGAGACAGTGGAGTCCTCCAGCTCGGGGGCAGATCAGGTCCTGGAAACTGGGGCTCTGCAGCGAAAGAGGCCTCCCTCACTCCGGGCTCGGACCCAGAAGAGTCTCGGGGTGACGCGGGATAACAGCAGGCTCCAGACCTGGCTCCTGACTGCTCCTAAGAAGCAGGAGAGGGTGCCGGTGAAGAGGACCAACCAGGCAGCACCTTTCAAACCATGA
- the srp72 gene encoding signal recognition particle subunit SRP72 produces MASGGVSVASLWTEVNRCGQNGDFTRALKALTKILHENRDDVTALNCKIVCLVQNGSFKEALNVMNTHSKLLGSDVVFEKAYCEYRLNRVDSALKTIEAAPEQTDKLKELYGQVLYRLERYDDCKSVYTDLIRNSQDEYEEERKTNLAAVVASMSQWEEAPLEDLGLPESTYELCYNAACALIGQGQLTEALNKLRQAEELCRVSLADDSDVTEEDIESELAVIHSQMAYIMQLQGRTDDALQLYNQVIKLKPSDVGLLAVTANNIITINKDQNVFDSKKKVKLTNAEGVEYKLAKKQLQAIDFNKALLAMYTNQADQCRKLSSSLQSQNPGHPRPVLIQVAQLCREKQHSRAIELLQQFSDQHPESASGIKLTMAQLYLIQGHVTKACDVLRSIEEFKHKSGMISALVTMYSHEEDIDSAIEIFKQAIEHYQSEQPGSAAHLALVREAANFKLKYGRKKEAISDLEQLWKQNTNDIHTLAQLISAYSLVDTDKAKSLSKHLPSADMMALNVDVDELENSHGANYVRKKAAKVTGENLPKEQIQGEIKKKKKKKRGKLPKNYDPTGTPDPERWMPMKERSYYRGKKKGKKKEQIGKGTQGAMAGASAELDASKTASSPPTSPRPGSASGSSTAAASNVVPPRQQKPAASGATRKKAPQKKKKGGKGGW; encoded by the exons ATGGCGAGCGGAGGGGTCTCGGTGGCTTCGCTGTGGACTGAAGTTAACCGTTGCGGGCAGAATGGAGACTTTACAAGAGCCCTTAAAGCTCTAACTAAAA TTCTGCACGAAAACAGGGATGATGTGACGGCCCTTAACTGTAAAATAGTTTGTCTTGTTCAGAATGGCAGCTTCAAAGAGGCGCTGAATGTAAtgaacacacattcaaaactaCTCGGCAG TGATGTTGTGTTTGAGAAGGCGTACTGCGAGTACCGGCTGAACAGAGTGGATAGTGCCCTGAAGACCATTGAGGCTGCTCCTGAACAAACAGACAAGCTGAAGGAGCTATATGGTCAAGTG ttGTACAGACTGGAGCGCTACGACGACTGCAAGAGTGTCTACACGGATCTGATCAGGAATTCCCAGGATGAGTacgaggaggagaggaagaccAACCTCGCTGCTGTGGTGGCTTCTATGAGTCAGTGGGAGGAAGCTCCATTG GAAGATCTAGGTCTTCCCGAGTCCACGTACGAGTTGTGCTACAATGCTGCCTGCGCTTTGATTGGCCAAGGACAGCTTACAGAGGCACTCAATAAACTACGACAAGCAGAGG AGCTTTGCAGAGTCTCATTGGCAGATGATTCT GATGTGACTGAGGAGGACATTGAGTCAGAGCTGGCTGTCATCCATTCTCAGATGGCGTACATCATGCAATTACAAGGTCGGACAGACGACGCTCTGCAGCTCTACAACCAGGTCATCAAGCTCAA GCCATCAGATGTAGGGCTGCTTGCTGTGACTGCCAACAATATCATTACAATAAACAAG GACCAAAACGTGTTTGACTCCAAGAAAAAGGTGAAACTGACAAACGCTGAAGGTGTAGAATACAAGCTGGCAAAGAAGCAGCTGCAGGCCATTGACTTCAACAAAGCCCTCCTGGCCATGTACACGAACCAG GCTGACCAGTGCAGGAAACTATCATCCAGTCTTCAGTCTCAGAATCCGGGTCACCCGCGGCCGGTCCTCATCCAGGTTGCTCAACTGTGCAGAGAGAAGCAGCACAGCAGGGCCATCGAGCTGCTCCAG caattCTCAGACCAACATCCAGAGAGTGCATCTGGCATCAAACTGACAATGGCACAACTCTATTTAATACAAG GTCACGTAACAAAAGCTTGCGATGTTCTAAGGTCCATTGAAGAGTTCAAGCACAAATCGGGGATG ATTTCAGCTCTGGTAACGATGTACTCCCACGAAGAAGACATTGACAGCGCTATTGAGATTTTCAAACAAGCTATTGAACACTACCAGTCTGAACAG CCCGGATCTGCTGCACACTTGGCACTTGTACGAGAAGCTGCCAATTTCAAACTGAAGTACGGACGGAAAAAAGAAGCCATTAGTGATCTGGAGCAGCTGTGGAA GCAAAACACCAATGACATCCACACACTGGCACAACTCATCTCAGCGTATTCTCTGGTGGACACGGATAAAGCCAAATC CCTCAGCAAGCATCTACCATCCGCAGACATGATGGCCTTAAATGTGGACGTGGACGAGCTGGAGAACTCCCACGGAGCCAACTACGTCAGGAAAAAAGCTGCTAAGGTCACAGGAGAGAACCTTCCCAAAGAACAAAT CCAAGGAGAgattaagaagaagaagaagaaaaagagag GCAAACTGCCCAAGAACTACGACCCCACGGGCACCCCTGACCCTGAGAGGTGGATGCCCATGAAGGAGCGTTCCTACTACAGAGGCAAGAAGAAGGGAAAGAAGAAGGAGCAAATAGGAAAAGGCACACAGGGAGCAATGGCAGGAGCTTCGGCCGAGTT GGATGCCAGTAAAACAGCCAGTAGCCCCCCTACCTCCCCCAGACCAGGGTCTGCATCCGGCTCCTCTACAGCCGCCGCCAGCAACGTGGTCCCCCCACGGCAGCAGAAACCTGCAGCCTCGGGGGCCACACGCAAGAAGgcaccacagaagaagaagaagggaggCAAAGGAGGCTGGTAG
- the leprotl1 gene encoding leptin receptor overlapping transcript-like 1 yields the protein MAGIKALISLSFGGAIGLMFLMLGCALPVYDKYWPLFLLFFYILSPIPYCISRRVVDDTDSASNACKELAIFLTTGIVISAFGLPIIFARAEVIAWGACALVLTGNIVIFGTIMGFFMVFGSNDDFSWQQW from the exons ATGGCTGGGATTAAAG CTCTCATCAGCCTGTCTTTTGGAGGGGCCATTGGCCTCATGTTCCTCATGCTAGGATGTGCCCTCCCTGTGTACGA CAAATACTGGCCTttgttcctcctcttcttctacaTCCTGTCTCCCATCCCTTACTGCATCTCGCGGCGGGTGGTCGATGACACAGACTCTGCCAGTAACGCCTGCAAAGAGCTGGCCATCTTCCTCACGACGGGCATCGTCATCTCAGCCTTTGGCCTGCCCATCATCTTCGCACGAGCTGAAGTA ATTGCCTGGGGGGCGTGTGCGCTCGTGCTAACGGGTAACATAGTCATCTTCGGGACCATCATGGGCTTCTTCATGGTCTTTGGATCCAACGACGACTTCAGTTGGCAGCAGTGGTAA